In Musa acuminata AAA Group cultivar baxijiao chromosome BXJ2-8, Cavendish_Baxijiao_AAA, whole genome shotgun sequence, one genomic interval encodes:
- the LOC103993635 gene encoding probable LRR receptor-like serine/threonine-protein kinase At1g56140 gives MAVHSSALFFFSFSLCLLLLVERAAAQATTDPPEVLALNTILGRWGKKASSWNISGEPCSGVAIDSTTFDDGTYNPLIKCDCTYNNGNTCHITQLKVYALDVVGTIPQELQNLPFLTKIKFDQNYLTGPLPAFIGNLTSLQSLSVGINNLSGPIPKELGKLQNLNLLGMGTNYFSGSVPSEFGNLVNLQEWYMDSSGLSGELPENLSNLKNMRILWASDNNFTGRIPDYIGGWTNLTVLRFQGNSFQGPIPASLSSLTKLTDLRIGDIVNGSSSLAFISNLTSLSTLVLRNCKISDAIPSNFAKYTNLLKLDFSFNNITGQVPQSLFSLSSLAYLFLGNNSLDGTLPEQKSTSLINIDLSYNQLSGSFPSWVNQSNLQLNLVANNFVIDDSNSSVLPSGLNCLQRNIPCYRGSPIYYSFAINCGGSKTITASDNTKYEIDNANLTSASYYVTNPTKWGASNVGIFAEATSPTYIVNSLSQFQNTLDSELFQAERLSPSSLRYYGIGLQNGNYTVELQFADAVFPDPPTWKSVGRRIFDIYIQGVLKEKDFDIRKDAGGSSTKAVVKEFIAPVTNNFLEIHFFWAGKGTCCVPTQGFYGASISAISVSPFDFTPTVSNKPPSTDSNKTRTGLIVGISAAVAVLGLLTICGILTWRNRKRRLSEQNEVFTGLDVKPYTFSYAELRTATEDFNPSNVVGEGGFGPVFKGKLTDGRTVAVKQLSATSHQGKGQFLAEIATISAVQHRNLVKLHGCCVEEEKRLLVYEYLENKSLDQAIFGKSDLHLDWPKRFDVLLGVARGLTYLHEESRVRIVHRDVKASNILLDADLNPKISDFGLAKLYDDKMTHINTRVAGTIGYLAPEYAMRGHLTEKADVFAFGVLALEILSGRPNSDQNLDPEKVYLLEWAWTLHENRCDLEMVDKKLTSFDKGVVSCIIGIALLCTQASPVLRPPMSRVVAMLVGDTEVTDVTSRPSYLTEWQHKDVSSSYVTGYFDSSTQRSENTQVTFPSSESTAVNMESTPLTTQPYMNKAIEEGR, from the exons ATGGCGGTGCACAGTTCTGCCctgttcttcttctccttctccctgtGTTTGCTCCTCCTTGTGGAGAGAGCCGCAGCTCAAGCCACGACAGACCCACCCGAAG TTCTGGCATTGAACACGATCTTAGGGAGATGGGGAAAGAAGGCATCATCTTGGAATATCAGTGGCGAACCATGCAGTGGTGTTGCTATTGATTCAACCACATTCGATGATGGGACTTACAACCCACTAATCAAATGCGATTGCACCTATAACAACGGCAACACCTGCCATATCACTCAGCT GAAGGTTTATGCCTTGGATGTGGTTGGAACTATCCCTCAGGAGCTGCAGAATCTGCCCTTCCTCACAAAAAT AAAATTCGATCAAAACTACCTGACTGGTCCCCTTCCTGCATTCATTGGAAACTTGACTTCGCTGCAATCCTT GAGTGTAGGGATTAATAACTTATCAGGTCCAATACCAAAAGAGCTTGGAAAACTACAGAATCTCAACCTTCT GGGTATGGGCACAAATTACTTCAGTGGTTCTGTTCCTTCAGAGTTTGGAAATTTGGTGAACCTACAAGAATG GTATATGGATAGTTCTGGACTTAGTGGTGAGCTGCCAGAAAATCTATCCAATCTTAAGAACATGCGGATATT GTGGGCTTCAGACAATAATTTCACCGGCAGAATACCTGATTACATTGGCGGATGGACAAACCTTACTGTCTT GAGGTTCCAAGGCAACTCCTTTCAGGGTCCAATTCCTGCAAGCCTTTCTAGCCTCACCAAACTGACTGATCT AAGAATTGGAGATATCGTAAATGGAAGCTCTTCGTTGGCCTTTATTAGTAATTTGACATCACTGAGCACCTT GGTACTGCGGAACTGCAAGATTTCTGATGCTATTCCGTCAAACTTTGCAAAATACACAAATTTACTAAAACT AGATTTTAGCTTTAACAATATCACGGGCCAAGTTCCTCAGTCCCTCTTCAGTTTGAGTTCACTGGCCTACTT ATTTCTTGGGAACAACAGCCTAGATGGTACCTTACCGGAGCAAAAGAGCACTTCTCTAATAAATAT AGATTTATCATACAATCAATTATCAGGAAGCTTTCCATCTTGGGTTAACCAATCAAACTTACAATT GAACTTGGTGGCAAACAACTTTGTGATTGATGATTCCAACAGCAG TGTCTTACCATCAGGACTGAACTGCCTTCAGCGAAATATACCGTGTTATCGTGGTTCTCCAATCT ATTATTCCTTTGCAATAAATTGTGGAGGCAGTAAGACAATTACAGCTTCTGATAACACCAAGTATGAGATTGATAATGCCAATCTGACGAGTGCATCGTACTATGTGACAAACCCAACCAAATGGGGTGCCAGCAATGTTGGAATCTTTGCAGAAGCTACTAGTCCTACTTATATAGTAAACAGTCTATCTCAGTTTCAAAATACTCTAGACTCAGAATTGTTTCAGGCTGAAAGGCTATCTCCGTCGTCACTGAGATATTATGGCATTGGTCTTCAAAATGGAAATTACACCGTAGAACTCCAATTCGCTGATGCTGTCTTCCCCGACCCGCCAACTTGGAAAAGTGTGGGTAGAAGGATCTTTGACATTTATATTCAG GGTGTTCTCAAAGAGAAAGACTTTGATATAAGAAAGGATGCTGGTGGCAGCTCCACAAAAGCTGTTGTTAAGGAATTCATTGCTCCGGTAACAAATAATTTCCTTGAAATCCATTTTTTCTGGGCTGGAAAGGGTACTTGTTGTGTACCAACACAAGGTTTCTATGGCGCGTCCATTTCAGCTATCAGTGTATCTCCTTTCG ACTTCACTCCAACTGTATCTAACAAACCACCAAGTACGGATTCAAATAAGACACGTACGGGTCTGATCGTGGGTATATCAGCTGCTGTTGCTGTTTTAGGGTTGTTGACTATATGTGGAATTCTTACCTGGAGAAACAGAAAAAGAAGATTAAGTGAGCAGAATGAAG TATTCACAGGACTAGATGTGAAACCTTACACCTTCAGTTATGCTGAACTGAGGACTGCAACCGAAGACTTCAATCCTTCTAATGTAGTGGGGGAAGGAGGATTTGGCCCAGTGTTTAAG GGTAAACTGACAGATGGAAGAACAGTAGCTGTCAAGCAACTCTCAGCAACATCTCATCAAGGAAAGGGCCAGTTCTTGGCAGAGATTGCAACTATATCTGCTGTGCAACACCGCAACCTTGTAAAGTTGCATGGCTGCTGTGTCGAGGAAGAAAAGCGGCTTTTAGTCTATGAGTATTTAGAGAACAAGAGCCTCGATCAAGCAATTTTCG GGAAGAGTGATTTACACCTTGACTGGCCAAAGCGCTTTGACGTATTGTTGGGTGTAGCAAGAGGTCTAACCTATCTTCATGAGGAGTCAAGAGTGCGAATCGTGCATAGAGATGTCAAGGCTAGTAATATTCTCCTAGATGCTGACCTCAACCcaaaaatctcagattttggTCTGGCAAAACTCTATGATGACAAGATGACTCACATTAATACCAGGGTTGCTGGTACAAT TGGATATCTGGCACCAGAGTACGCCATGAGAGGACATCTCACGGAGAAAGCTGATGTGTTTGCATTTGGGGTGCTGGCTTTGGAGATTCTTAGTGGAAGGCCTAATTCTGATCAAAATCTTGATCCAGAGAAGGTTTATCTGCTCGAATGG GCATGGACTCTACATGAGAATAGGTGCGACTTGGAAATGGTGGACAAAAAGCTGACATCATTCGACAAGGGAGTGGTCAGCTGCATCATTGGAATAGCTTTGCTTTGCACCCAAGCATCACCTGTGCTTCGACCACCAATGTCAAGGGTCGTGGCCATGCTGGTAGGAGATACCGAAGTGACAGACGTCACCTCAAGGCCTAGTTACTTGACTGAATGGCAACACAAGGATGTAAGCAGCAGCTATGTAACCGGCTACTTCGATAGTTCAACCCAAAGATCAGAAAATACCCAAGTGACGTTCCCATCTAGTGAGAGCACAGCGGTCAACATGGAAAGCACACCTTTGACGACACAACCATATATGAACAAGGCCATTGAGGAGGGCAGGTGA